Proteins found in one Pyxidicoccus trucidator genomic segment:
- a CDS encoding sigma-54-dependent Fis family transcriptional regulator, whose amino-acid sequence MGTLTLSASPLLWEQFLVGALDREVALHPELHPILTRWQRSRTLGAPSTGMPHEGPSVGHLALAERRSRLEPVWHELGSIMEVLAAAPLPSGRVALLADRDGVILATRTSGGDFTDHADEVRLIEGACWDEASRGTNAIGTALAESSAVAVVGPAHYAQRHHGLVCYAAPVHDPFGELVCVLDVTGPAGAADPLVLVAVASMAYAAEARLREVAWARVAAAARGGLEARLAREDGPVLIVEPPGRVRHANGAARALLGEEAATGPGRWTADVLGLSWQDLKAAALRGEALAVQLSESGTSWRVHAEAVGVSGGGATLAVLVRLEPLVSRARPADVPRTTSPGSGPWAALKGSDPHLCATLREAARFAPTALPVLLLSETGTGKELLARALHSASAVASGPFVAVNCGALSPSLLESELFGHAPGAFTGARSGGADGKLAAADGGTLFLDELAEMPPALQVLLLRVLEDGNYSRVGESRVRNSRFRLIGATCRDLEAAVRAGTFRSDLYYRLQGAMLRLPPLRERSDLVELAQALLTGLAESSGQAPPTLSPAALTRLAAHPWPGNVRELKTALRLALVRAAGASVLDVDALPPELGSGPIPTLSGAMPTSRPAEPTSRPAPPAEEEAPRALRELEAHAIQEALARSGGNVAQAARRLGIARSTLYRMVERFGLSLPPRS is encoded by the coding sequence GTGGGTACGCTCACCCTCAGCGCCTCACCGCTCCTCTGGGAGCAGTTCCTCGTCGGCGCGCTCGACAGGGAGGTCGCGCTCCATCCGGAGCTGCACCCCATCCTGACGCGCTGGCAGCGCTCCCGCACGCTCGGGGCGCCGAGCACGGGCATGCCACACGAGGGGCCCAGTGTCGGGCACCTGGCCCTCGCCGAGCGGCGCTCGCGGCTGGAGCCGGTGTGGCACGAGCTCGGGAGCATCATGGAGGTGCTCGCCGCGGCGCCCCTGCCCTCGGGACGCGTGGCGCTGCTCGCGGACCGGGATGGCGTCATCCTCGCCACCCGCACCTCGGGCGGCGACTTCACGGACCACGCGGACGAGGTCCGCCTCATCGAAGGCGCCTGCTGGGACGAGGCCTCGCGGGGCACCAACGCCATCGGCACCGCGCTCGCGGAGTCCTCGGCGGTGGCCGTGGTGGGCCCGGCGCACTACGCGCAGCGCCACCATGGCCTCGTCTGCTACGCGGCTCCGGTGCACGACCCTTTCGGTGAGCTGGTGTGCGTCCTGGACGTCACGGGACCCGCCGGCGCGGCGGACCCGCTCGTGCTGGTGGCCGTGGCGAGCATGGCCTACGCCGCCGAGGCCCGACTGCGCGAGGTGGCCTGGGCGCGCGTGGCGGCAGCGGCCCGTGGCGGGCTGGAGGCCCGGCTGGCGCGTGAGGACGGCCCCGTCCTCATCGTCGAGCCACCGGGCCGCGTGCGCCATGCCAACGGCGCGGCGCGCGCACTGCTGGGCGAAGAGGCCGCCACGGGGCCGGGCCGCTGGACGGCGGACGTGCTCGGGTTGTCGTGGCAGGACTTGAAGGCGGCGGCGCTGCGCGGAGAGGCGCTCGCCGTGCAGCTCTCGGAGAGTGGCACGTCCTGGCGCGTCCATGCGGAGGCGGTGGGTGTGAGCGGTGGTGGCGCGACGCTCGCGGTGCTGGTGAGGCTGGAGCCGCTCGTGTCGCGCGCGCGTCCCGCGGACGTGCCGCGGACGACCTCGCCGGGGAGTGGGCCCTGGGCCGCGCTCAAGGGCAGCGACCCGCACCTGTGCGCCACGCTCCGGGAGGCGGCGCGCTTCGCACCCACGGCGCTCCCCGTGCTCCTGCTGTCGGAGACGGGCACGGGGAAGGAGTTGCTCGCGCGGGCCCTGCACTCCGCGAGCGCCGTGGCCTCCGGTCCCTTCGTGGCCGTCAACTGCGGGGCGCTCTCGCCCTCGCTGCTGGAGAGCGAGCTGTTCGGGCACGCTCCGGGCGCCTTCACCGGCGCGCGCTCGGGTGGCGCGGACGGCAAGCTCGCGGCGGCGGACGGGGGCACCCTCTTCCTCGACGAGCTCGCCGAGATGCCCCCGGCGCTCCAGGTGCTGCTGCTCCGCGTACTGGAAGACGGGAACTACTCGCGGGTGGGCGAGTCGCGGGTGCGCAACTCGCGCTTCCGCCTCATCGGAGCCACCTGTCGGGACCTCGAGGCCGCCGTGCGCGCGGGCACGTTCCGCTCCGACCTCTATTACCGGCTCCAGGGCGCCATGCTGCGGCTTCCGCCGCTGCGGGAGCGCTCGGACCTCGTCGAGCTGGCCCAGGCGCTGCTCACGGGGCTGGCGGAGTCCTCGGGCCAGGCGCCCCCCACCCTGTCACCCGCCGCGCTCACCCGCCTCGCTGCCCACCCCTGGCCCGGCAACGTGCGCGAGCTGAAGACGGCGCTGCGGCTGGCGCTGGTGCGGGCCGCCGGGGCCTCGGTGCTGGACGTGGACGCGCTGCCTCCCGAGTTGGGAAGCGGCCCGATACCCACCTTGTCCGGGGCAATGCCCACGTCGCGACCGGCCGAGCCCACGTCCCGGCCGGCACCGCCTGCAGAGGAAGAGGCTCCGCGCGCGCTGAGGGAGCTGGAGGCACACGCCATCCAGGAAGCGCTCGCGCGCAGTGGCGGCAACGTGGCGCAGGCCGCGCGACGTCTGGGTATCGCCCGCAGCACGCTTTATCGGATGGTGGAGCGCTTCGGGCTCTCGCTGCCGCCCCGCTCCTGA
- a CDS encoding CPBP family intramembrane glutamic endopeptidase: MRPRWGMTLFAVGGFFLINEITRRLPLWRSLSGPWRTVAWQVAQVVLCVVAVALVHRLRPGAAFREVGLGRSPLRAAGFSLVATLPMLVTYARAAGFTPTKLDWGFAIMVAMMAPLAEEVLFRGFLFGQLRRRARWSFWGAALVGLVPFALGHLYQAGHDLWGVVGVLAITGAGHLFFAWLLERWGDLWVPIGMHALMNLWWHLFAVDSTALGGLQANLARFLTVGLAIGLTLRLRRGQPTWAQTEHGPVVDAQGPSALRDSRTP, encoded by the coding sequence ATGCGGCCCCGCTGGGGCATGACGTTGTTCGCCGTCGGCGGGTTCTTCCTCATCAACGAAATCACCCGGCGGCTGCCGCTGTGGCGCTCCCTGTCGGGCCCGTGGCGGACCGTGGCGTGGCAGGTCGCGCAGGTGGTGCTCTGTGTCGTCGCGGTGGCCCTCGTGCACCGGCTGCGTCCCGGCGCCGCCTTCCGCGAGGTCGGCCTCGGGCGCTCCCCGCTCCGGGCTGCTGGCTTCTCACTCGTCGCCACCCTGCCCATGCTCGTCACCTATGCGCGGGCGGCGGGCTTCACACCCACGAAGCTCGACTGGGGGTTCGCCATCATGGTGGCGATGATGGCGCCCCTCGCCGAGGAGGTGCTCTTTCGCGGCTTCCTCTTCGGCCAGCTGCGGCGGCGCGCGCGCTGGTCGTTCTGGGGCGCGGCCCTGGTGGGGCTGGTGCCCTTCGCGCTCGGTCACCTCTACCAGGCAGGCCATGACCTGTGGGGCGTCGTGGGCGTGCTGGCCATCACCGGGGCAGGGCACCTCTTCTTCGCCTGGCTGCTGGAGCGCTGGGGTGACCTGTGGGTGCCCATCGGAATGCACGCGCTGATGAACCTGTGGTGGCACCTGTTCGCGGTGGACTCCACCGCGCTGGGCGGGCTCCAGGCCAACCTCGCGCGGTTTCTCACCGTGGGCCTCGCCATCGGCCTCACGCTGAGGCTTCGCCGGGGCCAGCCCACCTGGGCGCAAACGGAACACGGCCCGGTCGTGGACGCGCAAGGCCCGAGTGCGCTACGGGACAGCCGCACGCCGTGA
- a CDS encoding MFS transporter, with translation MSALRLLRHNTAFRSLWAARVISFTGDSLSLVALMLHVAGSTGQALAVSLLLLVGDFAPALLGPITGAISDRFDLKRVMVLCELVQGALLLLIALTLPPLPVLLALVGARAVAGQVFQPASRTAVPALVRGQDLETANSTLGFGTNAAEALGPLLAAALFPFVGIRGVLLIDAASFLVSAVLLAFVPKLPPVATEEGGVPVSLLQQARLGLGYIVSAPAVRVIALGFCAVVAFNGVDDVALMVLAKETFRAGDSAVGLLLGAVGVGLVCGYGLLARYGVRASMPVLLVLGFAVSSVGNLLTGLAWAVSAALAMQTVRGLGIAAMDVATNTLLQRVVPPGMLGRVFGNLYGAIGVAAALSYVGGGLLLDATSAPMTLLVAGAGGTLATLGVALTLPGALRKSLAARDAPRSDSAST, from the coding sequence ATGAGCGCCTTGCGGCTCTTGCGGCACAACACGGCGTTCCGCTCCCTGTGGGCCGCGCGGGTCATCTCCTTCACGGGGGACTCGCTCAGCCTCGTCGCGCTGATGCTCCATGTCGCTGGCTCCACGGGGCAGGCGCTGGCGGTGTCGTTGCTGTTGCTGGTGGGCGACTTCGCTCCCGCGTTGCTCGGCCCCATCACCGGGGCCATCAGCGACAGGTTCGACCTCAAGCGGGTGATGGTCCTCTGCGAGCTCGTGCAGGGCGCGCTCCTGCTCCTCATCGCGCTGACCCTGCCGCCCCTGCCGGTATTGCTGGCCCTGGTGGGCGCGCGGGCGGTCGCCGGACAGGTGTTCCAGCCCGCCTCCCGCACGGCGGTGCCGGCGCTGGTGCGGGGGCAGGACCTGGAGACCGCGAACTCCACCCTGGGCTTCGGTACCAATGCAGCGGAGGCGCTCGGCCCGCTGCTGGCCGCGGCGCTGTTCCCCTTCGTGGGCATTCGTGGCGTGCTCCTCATCGACGCCGCGTCGTTCCTCGTCTCCGCCGTGCTGCTGGCCTTCGTGCCGAAGCTGCCACCGGTGGCCACGGAAGAGGGGGGCGTGCCCGTCTCCCTCCTCCAGCAGGCGAGGCTGGGGCTGGGCTACATCGTGTCGGCTCCCGCCGTGCGAGTCATCGCGCTGGGCTTCTGCGCTGTCGTCGCGTTCAACGGCGTGGATGACGTGGCGCTGATGGTGCTGGCGAAGGAGACCTTCCGCGCGGGCGACTCGGCGGTGGGGCTCCTGCTGGGGGCCGTCGGAGTCGGGCTGGTCTGCGGCTATGGGCTGCTGGCCCGCTATGGCGTGCGCGCGTCGATGCCGGTGCTGCTGGTGCTGGGGTTCGCCGTCAGCAGCGTGGGAAATCTGCTCACCGGGCTGGCATGGGCCGTCTCCGCGGCGCTCGCGATGCAGACCGTGCGAGGGCTCGGCATCGCGGCGATGGACGTGGCCACGAACACGCTGCTCCAGCGGGTCGTCCCGCCGGGGATGCTCGGCCGCGTTTTCGGCAATCTCTACGGTGCCATTGGCGTGGCGGCGGCGCTGTCCTACGTGGGGGGAGGCCTGTTGCTGGATGCCACCTCGGCGCCGATGACGCTGCTGGTCGCCGGAGCCGGGGGCACGTTGGCCACGCTGGGAGTGGCACTGACGCTGCCGGGGGCGCTGCGGAAGAGCCTCGCTGCGCGAGACGCTCCGCGGTCCGACAGCGCTTCGACGTAG
- a CDS encoding nuclear transport factor 2 family protein, with translation MKTQDLQYTLDWIAIQELVAEYGQAIDFGKDTGDWSRWVNVFTPQVTADYSRLFEGEPITIAREEMGKLGGNALSAFTRVQHATANTVRTHFKNGTEAQVMAYADVAHFFMAGGTQQEWTIVIRYTHDLEKTAEGWRIRKVMLDPIHFRGNPLGLDFVKGKRIV, from the coding sequence ATGAAGACACAGGATCTCCAGTACACGCTGGATTGGATTGCCATCCAGGAGCTGGTGGCCGAGTACGGGCAGGCCATCGACTTCGGCAAGGACACGGGAGACTGGAGCCGCTGGGTGAATGTCTTCACGCCGCAGGTCACCGCGGACTACAGCCGGCTCTTCGAGGGCGAGCCCATCACCATTGCGCGGGAGGAGATGGGCAAGCTGGGCGGCAACGCCCTCTCTGCCTTCACGCGGGTCCAGCACGCCACGGCCAACACCGTGAGGACCCACTTCAAGAATGGCACCGAGGCCCAGGTGATGGCCTACGCGGATGTCGCCCACTTCTTCATGGCGGGGGGCACCCAGCAGGAGTGGACCATCGTCATCCGCTACACGCACGACCTGGAGAAGACGGCCGAGGGCTGGCGAATCCGCAAGGTGATGCTGGACCCCATCCACTTCCGTGGCAACCCGCTGGGCCTCGACTTCGTCAAGGGGAAGCGCATCGTCTGA
- a CDS encoding phosphatase PAP2 family protein, translating to MPERLYLHEVLLASFGAALSVALLLVAGAGAPITSQALGATVLFVVGVALLARGESFAHAFRVRLLLAYAVTFFFYASVKHTIPALGLPARDGWLLAADVFVFGVTPSAWLQRWSTPWVNDVFSASYLAFHAYLHLAMAWAVLGPRARAERFFTQVFSAYVPGIAGYYLLPGLGPAVAFPALFTVPIEGGWLTGLNAAVVAGGSSAYDIFPSLHTYITLVLLEHDRLEHPRRFKVLLPVAVAIVLSTLVLRYHYAVDLVAGALWFAVFRAVYPRLQARRSAWRASPPHAAGAQPPSLS from the coding sequence ATGCCTGAGCGGCTGTACCTGCACGAGGTGCTGCTGGCCTCCTTCGGCGCGGCACTCTCCGTGGCGCTCCTGCTTGTCGCGGGCGCCGGTGCTCCCATCACGTCGCAGGCGCTCGGCGCGACGGTCCTGTTCGTGGTCGGCGTGGCATTGCTCGCGCGTGGAGAGAGCTTCGCGCATGCGTTCCGCGTGCGGCTGCTGCTCGCCTATGCCGTGACCTTCTTCTTCTACGCGTCGGTGAAGCACACGATTCCCGCGCTCGGGCTGCCAGCGCGCGACGGGTGGCTGTTGGCGGCCGACGTGTTCGTGTTCGGCGTCACGCCTTCAGCCTGGCTCCAGCGGTGGAGCACGCCGTGGGTGAACGACGTCTTCAGCGCGAGCTACCTCGCGTTCCACGCGTACCTGCACCTGGCGATGGCGTGGGCCGTCCTCGGCCCTCGCGCGCGGGCGGAGCGCTTCTTCACCCAGGTGTTCTCCGCGTATGTGCCGGGCATCGCCGGCTACTACCTCCTGCCCGGGCTCGGACCCGCGGTGGCCTTCCCCGCGCTCTTCACCGTGCCCATCGAAGGTGGGTGGCTCACCGGACTGAATGCGGCCGTCGTAGCGGGTGGCTCGTCGGCCTACGACATCTTCCCCAGCCTGCACACGTACATCACCCTCGTGCTGCTGGAGCATGACCGGCTCGAACATCCCCGGCGCTTCAAGGTGCTGCTGCCTGTCGCCGTGGCCATCGTGCTGTCCACGCTGGTGCTGCGGTACCACTACGCCGTCGACCTCGTCGCGGGCGCGCTGTGGTTCGCCGTCTTCCGCGCCGTGTACCCACGCCTCCAGGCGCGCCGGAGCGCGTGGCGGGCTTCGCCACCCCACGCGGCCGGAGCGCAGCCACCTTCTCTTTCGTAG
- a CDS encoding fatty acid desaturase family protein encodes MPLATESLTPARLRTLEQVDARHVPRLFLFVALYGVAAALSVRLAADSSLSVWLARAGLYLIAAAALHGISLFTHEAVHGSLSRRRWLNRLGGIACALPVLQNFAAYKVLHLRHHVDLGGGKDPDHYGNYTGRRWLEMLMHVGRLLLGYPAYITMIPILGWRHGTSSERRWIELEVALLAVGAALAVVFVPGAVLVHAWVIPMLVINTLVNIRGMSQHTFLPESNHPVRGSRTILSNPVTRFFMCNENYHLEHHLYPRVPWYNLPELHRTLRAELIAQGAPFIPSYFSFVRGVVSGSLQRTARSATPDA; translated from the coding sequence ATGCCGCTTGCGACAGAATCCCTCACCCCCGCCCGGTTGCGCACGCTGGAGCAGGTCGACGCCCGGCACGTTCCCCGGCTCTTCCTGTTCGTCGCGCTCTACGGAGTCGCGGCCGCGCTGTCAGTCAGGCTGGCGGCGGACAGCTCGCTCTCCGTGTGGCTCGCGCGCGCTGGGCTGTACCTCATCGCCGCGGCGGCGCTGCACGGCATCAGCCTGTTCACCCACGAGGCCGTGCACGGGAGCCTCTCGCGCCGGCGGTGGCTCAACCGGCTCGGGGGCATCGCGTGCGCGCTGCCCGTGCTCCAGAACTTCGCGGCCTACAAGGTGCTCCACCTGCGGCACCACGTCGACCTGGGCGGCGGGAAGGACCCGGACCACTACGGCAACTACACCGGGCGCCGCTGGCTGGAGATGCTGATGCATGTGGGGCGGCTGCTGCTCGGCTACCCCGCGTACATCACCATGATTCCCATCCTCGGCTGGCGGCATGGGACGTCGTCCGAGCGGCGGTGGATCGAGCTGGAAGTGGCCCTGCTCGCGGTGGGCGCCGCGCTCGCGGTGGTCTTCGTCCCCGGGGCGGTGCTGGTCCACGCGTGGGTGATTCCCATGCTCGTCATCAACACGCTCGTGAACATCCGGGGGATGAGCCAGCACACGTTCCTCCCGGAGAGCAACCACCCCGTCCGGGGCTCGCGCACCATCCTGTCCAACCCGGTGACGCGCTTCTTCATGTGCAACGAGAACTACCACCTGGAGCACCACCTCTACCCGCGCGTGCCCTGGTACAACCTGCCCGAGCTGCACCGCACCCTGCGCGCCGAGCTCATCGCCCAGGGCGCCCCCTTCATCCCGTCCTACTTCTCGTTCGTGCGCGGCGTCGTCTCCGGCTCGCTTCAGCGCACGGCGAGGTCCGCCACCCCGGATGCCTGA